The window CCGTGCGCATGGAAAGTATGACGGTTCCATTTCTGCTTGCCGTGGGGGTCTTTGCCGGGCATTATTTCTTCCCTGATCTGGGCATGATCATGTTGATTTGCCTTGTAGCACCTCCGGCTGCGATAATACTTATGCGCAAAAGGCCTAGATTGCCTCATTTGTACGACTTCATTAATAATCGGATTACCTCTACTGTCAGCCAGTTTGCCCTGTTTTTGACTGCGGGGTGTTTCTCTATAGGCATTACCTCAATTATTCAGGTTTACCCAGAGATATTCAGCCTTACAGGTAAGGCATTCACCAATTCGTTATTTGCCATTATTTCAGCATTGCTGATATTCTTAGGACTTGTCGGCTTGCACCCTCTGGTCGGCATCTCCGTAATCAGTCCTTTGTTGTTGCCTTTGAATCCTGACCATTCCCAGATTGCATTTCTGTTTCTCACCTGTTGGGCGGTCTCAACAGGTAGCAGCCCCCTTTCCGGGGTAGGTCTTGTGCTTTGCAGCCGCTATCGCATCCCGGCGCGTTCAATATTAATTGATAATTTCCATTATGCCGTATTTATGTGGGGGTGTGCCAACTTGGTGAATATGTTTTATTTTAATGCATGATTATATTTGTATCGTGAAAAAAACTAAAGGTGGGGGAGATGAATCCCCCCTCCCTTGCGACCAATCTTACCGCCCCATCCCCCGCCAAACACGCTTCCCCCTCACCCGCGCAACCTCGTAAGCTTCCGCAAAACATCTTCCAATTCGCTCTGCAAGTCCCGGCAGCCTTGGGCTTCCTTTTCCAGTTCCACGATGCGGCTGCCCTGCCGGGCTATTTTCAGGTCCTGCTCTTTCAGGCGGCGGGACTGCTCCTGTTCCATTCGGGCTAGGGCCTCCGATAAGCTCTTCGATAATTCGTTCATGATCTATCTCCGCAATAAAACGGCTGGCTGGCCGCTCTTGGTCTCTCTTATTTCCAGCGGGGTTCCTTTGGGAAAGGCCAGATACCGCTGGTTCCCGCTCTGATGTGCTTCGATTCCCCATTTCGTGAACACGCTTATTTTCTTCTTCTGGCTCTCTATCTGTGCGCTGATTTTGGCCAGTTCCGCGTGGCTTTCTTTGATTCTCCAGCCGTAAAATCCGGTTATGCAGACCGCGACTATGAGCAGCAGCAATGCGGAGATGAGATTCGCCAAGATGTTTTGTTTCCAGTAACTGGCCGAAATCGCGGACTGCTTTTTGCGCAGCTTCTGGATGTGGCCGTCCATATCGGCTGTGATGGAATTCAGCTCGCTTGCGGCAAATTTCAGCAAGTTCCCGCTCAAGTCCTGCAATGCGCTGCTGGCGATCTGCTCCACTTCCTGAGATTGCGAGTTCATCCGCTCTTTCAGCTTGTCGCTCAACTCTCCAAGATGATTCATATATTCCTCCTTTCAATCTGACTCGTTTTTTGTCTTCGGGTAACTCCAAAGTGATGTATTTCTTGCCCTGCCGGACCACGGAAAGCCCGACCTCCTCCAAAGCCTTGATCAGATCCGCACGATCCTTGTGCAGACCGTCGGCTATACCTTGAGCTAAAAAGTCAGTTACGGTTTTCCTGAAATCGTGCAGTTGCTTGCCCTTGGGCGAATGAATGTCCTTGCCCGGTTGCAGCAGTCGGGACCGCTTCAGTTCGTCCGGCCTTGCCCACTGCTTCCGTTCATTCCAAAGATCGCGCCAGACGTCATACTGCTTGTGCCAGTTAGGCGGGCAGGGATTCATGGCCTTGTCACTGCGCAGCTCCGTGCGCGGGATAATAAAATGCATCTCATGATGCCCGGCATGACTGTGCCGCACCCAAAGGATCGAATATTGATCCTGCTCCAGCCCTGCGAAAGCAACCTTCTCAAAGTCATCCATGACTTCCTTTTCAAGCTGCGGGGAAACCTTATCCTGCGGTGCCCATGAGAGCACCCCGGAAGTGTACTTCCAGACCCGATCGGTTGATCCGATCACCCGCTGCACGGCTTTAGGATCTCCGCGCAGAACCTGCGGCGGCGATTCCTCACGGCCCTTGCGGAGCGGATCAATCACATAATTGATCGCCTTGGCACCGTTGCCCCGGCCATGAGCGAAAACCTTCATATACATTTCAGTTCCCTCTCAATGGCGGCCAGCTCGGCCAGAATGAGTACCGAGTCGGCACCGCTTTTATATGTATTTGCCCAGCGGGCGAGCTGATTCAGATTGTTCCCGATGCGGGCAAGCTGGAGCAACTTTTCGCGCTCGCGTCTGGTTTTGCGGACCCGTCTTTTACCCAGAAGCTGGCGCATGAAATCGCCCATGGTCATGCCCCGATTTGCGGCTTCTTCCACAACACTATTTTTCTCATCAACCGTAACTCTGACGTTCAACCAAGCTGTGCGGGGTGCGCTCATACGCCCACCTCTTCCCTGCCGTTAAAGGAGGGATCGAAGGGAGGCCGGCCTCCCTCGCCAGCCCCCACGGGGACACCTGTCGCGTAGCGCACAGTGTCACAGTGGGTAGGCTGGCTAAGATTCGATGACGGGACTGATTCCGAAGCATGAACAGCCGGATGCACCCGATAATTAGGACTCGGCGGCCGCCCTGGACCGGACGATTGCACCGGGACCACAACGATATATCCGTACTCCAAAAGCATGTTTAGACCCTGCTCGACCTGCGCCTTTTTCGGGAAGCGACCACGGATCGCACGCTGACATTCCCGGCCTGTGAACAGCTCAATTTTTCGGTCGCTGATCCATTTCAAAATTGCTTGTGCGCAGGCAGTCAGCTCGTCACAACCCATGTCATGAAATGCGTAGCGGGCATGATGAACGAGCTTCTTGCCCAGTTCAGTTGCGGAGACCATGATCGACTGTTCAATCTTCGATTCGACCTCTTGCGCCGAAACCAGATGCAGCAGCCCGGCCAAGCGGGCAACCTGCCCCGGAACCTTGCCCGCCCAATCGGTCATATTTTCCAGACTGCTCCCCGGTCGCAATTCTCCTTCAATGAGCAGGAAGAAATTCTTCCACGATTCATAAGCCCCGGCACTGAGCACCAAGGCTTGGCCGTTCTCATTCATTTCAGGATTGCTTCTCAACGAAAGCAGAAGTTCGATTCGACCAAGAAAAGCACGTTCCGCCTGTGACGAAATCTGCGGAGGTTCCGCCACACGAAAACCCAGCCTGCTTTGCCCAAAGAAGAACAGGAAACGGGCCAAGAAATCACGCCCCCGAAATTCAGGATTCTCGGCCATTCCGCGCAACACATCAGGCTGGGGAGTCACGCAGATGGTCAGCAGTGGATGATTCAAACCGATGGACTGACCATGCTTGCGATCCACCCGGCACGGCTCTCCGCTAAAAGACTTCAGAATCAGGTCAAGGTTGGGCATGTGGCTGTAGCGTCCGGCAAAGGTCCCGAAAATCCCGCCTTCAGCCTCGATTATGGACATGCATTCACTTTGCTGCTCCATGAGCATGGCAAGGCATTCAGGAGTTATGTCATCGGCAAGCAAGCGCGGGATTGTAATCAGCTCCGGCATTTCATCTTCCAAATTCCGGATTTCCTGAATGAGGTTGTCCCGGCTTTGCGAGTTTTTTGCCTTGGCCGCCATGTTGCGCCGGTGCTCAATGGCGCGCTCAAGAGTCATCCGTTTTGAACGCGCTTCCTGCGCCAATGGTCCAATGAGCTTTTCCTGCTCATTTTCCCAGCCGGTAAGCGGTCTTCTTGCGGCTTGCGTCACCGCGCTTTTTCTTTCTCCGGGCGGCAGCGGCGAAAGCAGGTATAGGTTCAAAGATTCCTCGTAACCTTCTTTAATCCGCACATGGAACCTTTCGCTGCGCTACGGTTGATAGAACGCCAAAGAGATTGCAGAGCACAACCTCGTAAGGCACCTGCAACGCTTCGCTAAGCTCAAAGCAGTAATCAGCCAGAACCGGAGGCAACGGGACAGAGGATAAAGGCGGCGGAAACTTCGGCCCCAATGGTACAGGGGCCTTGTTTCCGAACAGGGATAGGATGTCTGTGCCGGATGCGCTCATCTGTTCCTCGGAAGGTCAGACATTTCTTCAAGCGGCAAGACCTTGCAGGATTCCACGTAGGCGTCCAAATCTTTTAAATCATAGCCCACGCGCCTGCCGATTTTGATGTAGCGCGGCCCTTTTCCAAGACAACGCCATACTTCAAGAGTTCCGGGACTGAGTCCCAATTTTTCAGCAGCTTCTTTTGTGCTTAATAGTCCTTGCATCGATTTCTCCTTGTTGGTTGGAGGTGTTTTTTCTTCGATGCAAGGCAACCACGTTTAATCGGACAGTAAAACCATCTGGAAGAGGACAAATTGTGTGGTGGGACCACCAAATTCTGTGGGAGCAGGACAGAACGTGCTGATAAAACTTCAATTTTATCAGTGGGTAGTGAATTTTAAATTTAGAAGGGTTTAAATTCTGAAAAAAATCCTGAATTGAAGGATAGAAGTTGCTTTTGGGCTACCTGAATCATCAATTT is drawn from Desulfovibrio sp. JC022 and contains these coding sequences:
- a CDS encoding relaxase/mobilization nuclease domain-containing protein, with protein sequence MYMKVFAHGRGNGAKAINYVIDPLRKGREESPPQVLRGDPKAVQRVIGSTDRVWKYTSGVLSWAPQDKVSPQLEKEVMDDFEKVAFAGLEQDQYSILWVRHSHAGHHEMHFIIPRTELRSDKAMNPCPPNWHKQYDVWRDLWNERKQWARPDELKRSRLLQPGKDIHSPKGKQLHDFRKTVTDFLAQGIADGLHKDRADLIKALEEVGLSVVRQGKKYITLELPEDKKRVRLKGGIYESSWRVERQAERADELAISGSGADRQQRIAGLERELAEICRKRAEFHHSRYGRPHPEAAQKAVRDFGQLLETKHLGESHLRIAAAHSRGLHNRILRLENQRKPRGTGQNQRTDREPEEENKRVHEMGNRSTSEREPAVSGLSQRNPAGNKRDQERPASRFIAEIDHERIIEELIGGPSPNGTGAVPPPERAGPENSPAGQPHRGTGKGSPRLPGLAERIGRCFAEAYEVARVRGKRVWRGMGR
- the mobC gene encoding MobC family plasmid mobilization relaxosome protein; the encoded protein is MSAPRTAWLNVRVTVDEKNSVVEEAANRGMTMGDFMRQLLGKRRVRKTRREREKLLQLARIGNNLNQLARWANTYKSGADSVLILAELAAIERELKCI
- a CDS encoding YfjI family protein, producing MNLYLLSPLPPGERKSAVTQAARRPLTGWENEQEKLIGPLAQEARSKRMTLERAIEHRRNMAAKAKNSQSRDNLIQEIRNLEDEMPELITIPRLLADDITPECLAMLMEQQSECMSIIEAEGGIFGTFAGRYSHMPNLDLILKSFSGEPCRVDRKHGQSIGLNHPLLTICVTPQPDVLRGMAENPEFRGRDFLARFLFFFGQSRLGFRVAEPPQISSQAERAFLGRIELLLSLRSNPEMNENGQALVLSAGAYESWKNFFLLIEGELRPGSSLENMTDWAGKVPGQVARLAGLLHLVSAQEVESKIEQSIMVSATELGKKLVHHARYAFHDMGCDELTACAQAILKWISDRKIELFTGRECQRAIRGRFPKKAQVEQGLNMLLEYGYIVVVPVQSSGPGRPPSPNYRVHPAVHASESVPSSNLSQPTHCDTVRYATGVPVGAGEGGRPPFDPSFNGREEVGV
- a CDS encoding AlpA family transcriptional regulator, which produces MQGLLSTKEAAEKLGLSPGTLEVWRCLGKGPRYIKIGRRVGYDLKDLDAYVESCKVLPLEEMSDLPRNR